A genomic window from Cotesia glomerata isolate CgM1 linkage group LG7, MPM_Cglom_v2.3, whole genome shotgun sequence includes:
- the LOC123268286 gene encoding uncharacterized protein LOC123268286, with product MVGDRTGAREIVIRRRNNNLQFIADTDRSHDALQYPLIFWKGQDGYSINIKQRDPVSGAETNKNVSSKDYYAYRLMIRRGLDNVILRFRELCQQFMVDMYAKIEGERLRYLRYNQLKLRVEEYIHLRDAIVNNADAGRSKLVTLSFYHHRT from the exons ATGGTTGGCGATCGTACAGGTGCACGAGAAATTGTGATTCGTaggagaaataataatcttcagttCATTGCTGATACAGACCGTTCACATGACGCTCTCCAATATCCGCTAATCTTCTGGAAGGGACAAGACGGATAtagcataaatattaaacaacgagatcccgtatcag gagctgaaacaaacaagaacgtTAGCTCGAAGGATTATTATGCGTATAGATTGATGATTAGACGCGGGCTGGATAACGTCATTCTACGATTTCGAGAGCTTTGTCAACAATTCATGGTCGACATGTACGCGAAGATAGAAGGCGAACGACTACGATACTTACGATATAATCAACTCAAGCTACGTGTGGAAGAGTACATTCACTTGCGAGACGCTATTGTCAACAACGCCGACGCTGGAAGGTCGAAATTGGTAACTCTGTCATTCTACCATCATCGTACGTAG